The genomic DNA ATTGGAATTGCTTTATTTTTTGAAGTCGGACTCGTTTTATTAATTCCGTTAGTTTTTACCATTGCTAAACGAATGAATGTATCTCAATTAAAAATGGGCTTACCCATGGTTACAGCACTTTCTGTTACACATGGCTTTTTGCCTCCGCATCCAGGGCCAGTTGTTATTTCTAAAGAGTTAAATGCACCTATTGGGAAAGTGCTCCTTTATGGCTTTATCATTGCAATACCAGTCACTTTGATTGCTGGACCACTATTCGTAAAGATTGCACCTTATTTGTCGCGAAGTGCTTTTGAAAGAGAAGGAGATATATCATCACTCGGTGCAACCAAGTCCTTTGAAGATGAAAAATTGCCCAATTTTGCATTGAGTACATTTACAGCGCTGTTACCGGTTCTTTTAATGTTATTTGCTACCATTTGGCAATTAGTGACAGGTCATGAGTCAGGACCGAAAAACCACCTAGAAAGAATCATATATTTTGTAGGGAATGCAGGTACCGCCATGTTAATAGCAGTGATATTTGCAATCTTTAGTATGGGAATTTTGCGTGGTAAGTCGACTAAACAGGTCATGAATACGTTGACAGAAGCGATTTATCCAATTGGCATGATGCTGCTTATCATTGGCGCTGGTGGTGCGTTCAAGCAAATTTTAATTGATGGTGGTGTAGGTGGTGCCGTTGAGCATATTTTTACGGATGTTCGCATATCACCCATTTTACTCGCTTGGTTAGTGGCGGCACTACTGAGACTGGCACTTGGTTCAGCGACAGTTGCGGCAATTTCGACAACAGGAATCATCTTACCCTTATTGCAAACGACAGACGTGAATTTAGCATTAGTTGTGTTAGCAATAGGAGCAGGCAGTATCTTTTGTTCACATGTGAATGACGCAGGATTTTGGATGTTTAAAGAATATTTTGGACTGACTGTAAAAGAAACATTTTTAACATGGTCACTTGTCGAAACCATTATTTCTGTGAGCGGCTTAGGATTTGTTTATCTCATGAGTGTTATCATCTAATAAAAGTGAGGTTATCCAAAAAGGGTTATAAGCGGAATAACAATTAAAAAAGGTAGAATCAATTAAAAATGAAAGATAATATTAAGATTATTTAACAACGATGCCTCGAATTGAGAACGGTTTGGT from Staphylococcus schleiferi includes the following:
- a CDS encoding gluconate:H+ symporter, which produces MLHEFWPLISVFIGIIVLLLLIMQFQLNTFIALIITAMLTGILLGMPYNKIVTTIEAGIGGTLGHIALIFGLGAMLGKLLADGGGATQIADTLIAKLGKKYVQWAMVIASFMIGIALFFEVGLVLLIPLVFTIAKRMNVSQLKMGLPMVTALSVTHGFLPPHPGPVVISKELNAPIGKVLLYGFIIAIPVTLIAGPLFVKIAPYLSRSAFEREGDISSLGATKSFEDEKLPNFALSTFTALLPVLLMLFATIWQLVTGHESGPKNHLERIIYFVGNAGTAMLIAVIFAIFSMGILRGKSTKQVMNTLTEAIYPIGMMLLIIGAGGAFKQILIDGGVGGAVEHIFTDVRISPILLAWLVAALLRLALGSATVAAISTTGIILPLLQTTDVNLALVVLAIGAGSIFCSHVNDAGFWMFKEYFGLTVKETFLTWSLVETIISVSGLGFVYLMSVII